DNA from Rhinatrema bivittatum chromosome 16, aRhiBiv1.1, whole genome shotgun sequence:
tgggcttcttattttattctttgttagaaTTATAACCCTGAAGTAAGGATGAGAGAACTGGAACTGAGAAAGGCCACAGGCGTCGATGCGTGgtagatgcacaagtgtgcatccccttgtgtgcgctgacttccgattttataacatgcacccacctgcatgcacaatttataaaatagggTGACCATGTGTGGGCGCCGGATAGCATGCGCAAGTGGACGCACACACGCATCTGtgaaaatgtaccccatgtgTTTAGATTTTGCTTTACATGGTGAAAttcttagacaaaaaaaaaacctctataTATTTGAAATCTAGTaacaatataattataaatgtgtgagtgtgtaaCACAAAGATTGTATCACTCtggattaaattttcaaaagggttttgtTCTTAAAATGAGCATATAAGTGCATAAGTGTCATCTGCTCATatgtatgctattttaaaaacatcacaTGCACATTTTGCCAGAAGGTTCCAGGACAGGGTTCAAAAGTACCGgcggtagttgctattttgtaagagatacacACTTATACATTTACTAAACCTTTCCATACACTTTTACCCTTCCTAACTGGCTTGCacaaataaagtaggacttgtaTCTTGGTTGCAGATGTTGGCCGGGAGGTCTGagtgaagtggtggtggtggtggtggcaggaggAGAGTGAGGGTGAAGTACAAGAGGATCTAAGGTGCATGGAATATGGACTGGTTGAACTGGCAGTGGCATCAGctaactggtgatttcaagtaacTATTATTAAAATGAAATATCTGCCTCAACATATTAATGGGGATTATTACagttacatgttatatttttatatCCACCTAAAATATTCACAAATATATTTATGCAAGCATTGGAAATATTcgcacatactgaaacatacatgcagTCACTGGGAGCAGAACTGTGCAGTATTTTGTAAACCATGCAGGTCCCGCTGTTTATAGCATACAGTCCAGCATTAATCTCTGCTCATCCACTTATGCTCCCAAAAGCTGTATTGGATAGGTTTGAACATTTGATTCCCTTAAACTGTGACTGTGCAGCTGTCTCCCTATGACTGTGAAAGAGTGTAAATCCTTGACTGTCACACTGAAGCAGTAAATCTTCAAATATCTCTTACCCTGTGATTGAtacccagggtaattttcaaagtcatttccatgggtaagatattgcttttcctgtggaagtgaaataaaatacaattgaaAGCCCATTATGCAGACAACCTTATGTCCTGTTCATGCGTGGACCTAGCAGAGTTTTTATCATtgtaaaattacccccaaaatgtaTCTTTTGCTgcactggaagtggacccttgacatggtgtaggattggtacggtcctctggtcggacccagagagctcctgccaccaggaggcagagcacaagaggagacagaggctcgctggagctttgccaatagcaacctgggatTCCCACGTGTGGAGCCCTtagttacccgggccacctggtcttaggtgggccttgcaaggtctccttgagagaaagttcaagggtgtGCTCACCACGAACAGgggtgcacggtcgatgttcAGGTTGGATGGTTCAGAggtcaaggaaggccagaacagagtgtCCGAATGTATTACAAGGAATAAGGTCAGAGCAAAGTTCAGGATGGTCAgctgaagcaagggtcaataccagtagtcagtccagtGGTAGTCAGGtaaggcaaaggtcaagttccaggcagtgttCAGATGCGGTCAGAGGACAAGAagtggttggttccaggcagcgatcagatgTGGTCAGgagacatagtggataacacattgaaatcgtcggttcagtgtgctgcggcagtcaaaaaagcaaacagaatgttgggaattattagaaagggaatggtgaataaaatggaaaatgtcataatgcctctgtatcgctccatggtgagaccacaccttgaatattgtgtacaattctggtcaccacatctcaaaaaagatataattgcgattaattaagttgacttatataataaccaccgctattattagcaatggttacatggaatagatttagtttttaggtacttgccaggttcttatggcctggattggctactgttggaaacaggatgctgggattgatggacccttggtctgacccagcatggtatattcttatattcttatgttcttctgacaggcagaggtcaggtccaggcagcggtcaaatgtaGTCAAGGACAAGCCAAAGGTCAGTAttgtgagatcagtctgaagggtactaccaggagagacaaaggaacaggagacgctggacaGAAGACACTGGGACAGGAGAAGCCTGaaaaggagacgctggaacaagagacactggaacacacagAAGCAAATTAGCACAccaatggtgtcgacccgattgccaaggcgaggtcctgagGGACAGGGCCTCACTTTTATACTAAGACTGTgtgatttatttatctatttatttattttaagtttttctataccggcattcgcaatgaatatcgcatcatgccagtttacaattaacaagtggagaaggaacaaaaaataataataaataataataataaacattaacaagtgctgacaaaaaggttgcagttacaataaaacaagggagttacacaacttggaacagagaaaagaagctaggATTTTAACAGAGAGAACAAATATGCCAAATGGTCATCAATGGGCATCTCGGCCGGGTTTcctgtgcttggccctttaaattgagacGTTggccgcgcgcgcgcctaggggcgggtcCAAGGAGATGCTGGACGCGGATCCCCggcgggagctctgctgtgaggcctgagACATCGCTGGGGTTAGAGTGGGCTGCAGTGAGTGGCGGGGATGGCCGGGACCAGCAGAGGAGGTGAGACTGGAGCTCGTGGATGGCTGGGAAAGGTGATCAGGCCCAGTTGTGGAACCCACGCGGCTGGGAAGTGCAACATCTTTTTTATGTcaaatagagaaaaagaaaaaaaaatgctgcttgccAAGGCAAATATACTGCCTCAGCTGTCCTGATTTATTACTTCACTATTTCTGGGTCTatattgtgatattttattttaatctcaGTGATGCTTGGTTTCTATTTACTTTTCCTtgatctgtttctttttctcctttcagaATTCTAAGGAGCAAAAATGCAGGGAAATCACAGCGCTGTGACAGAATTCCTAATTCTGGGCTTCTCAGAAttcccagagctgcagctccATCTCTTTgcactcttctctctcctctacctgatggccgtgctggggaacctcctcGTTATCTGCATAGTATGTGCTGATCcacacctgcacacccccatgtatttcttcttgaCCAACTTGTCTGCCTTAGATATCATCTCTTTGACTTCTGTTGTTCCAAAACTGCTGGCAATGCTCCTCACAGACAGCAGTAAGATATCTTTTGAGGAATGTTGTCTGCAGATGTACTGCTATATGATGTGTGTGGCTACAGAATTTACAGTTCTCACTGCCATGGCCTATGATCGTTATGTTGCAATCTGCAATCCCCTGCATTATACCATTATCATGAGCAAGAGACCCTGTGCTCTTCTGGCAGCTGTCACATGGACAATGGGTTTAATATTGCCATTACCACCCTCTATAGTTATAGCtcagttttctttctgtgactccaatgaaatcaatcatttcttctgtgaACTCTCAGCAGTGGTGAAGCTTTCCTGCACAGATACCTCTGTCATCGATACTATGAGTGTAGCTGAAGGCACATTTACAGTCATCA
Protein-coding regions in this window:
- the LOC115077805 gene encoding olfactory receptor 24-like, giving the protein MQGNHSAVTEFLILGFSEFPELQLHLFALFSLLYLMAVLGNLLVICIVCADPHLHTPMYFFLTNLSALDIISLTSVVPKLLAMLLTDSSKISFEECCLQMYCYMMCVATEFTVLTAMAYDRYVAICNPLHYTIIMSKRPCALLAAVTWTMGLILPLPPSIVIAQFSFCDSNEINHFFCELSAVVKLSCTDTSVIDTMSVAEGTFTVIIPFLLTLTSYVFIISAILKIRSAKGKSKAFSTCSSHLTVIILLYGTLLGVYMQPKTVDSGNSSKLPTTLYVVILPLLNPLIYSLRSKELKGALKKAIRRKPIFVRH